In Thalassotalea sp. Sam97, a single window of DNA contains:
- a CDS encoding OsmC family protein yields the protein MKAEVKWVGGDKFMGTSESGHSILFDANGGEHAPSPMENVLMSLGGCSSVDVVSILQKARQDIRDCVVELSGTRADSVPRVFTDIHLHFVIIGTDVAEKHVERAVSLSADKYCSVALMLDKAVTITHDFEIKQA from the coding sequence ATGAAAGCAGAAGTTAAATGGGTTGGTGGCGATAAATTTATGGGCACCTCAGAGAGTGGTCATAGCATTTTATTCGATGCCAATGGTGGTGAGCACGCACCTAGCCCAATGGAAAACGTGTTAATGTCATTAGGCGGTTGCTCATCTGTTGATGTGGTAAGTATTTTACAAAAGGCACGCCAAGACATTCGCGACTGTGTGGTTGAACTTAGCGGTACTCGCGCAGACTCTGTACCTCGTGTATTTACCGATATTCACTTACACTTTGTTATTATCGGTACTGACGTTGCTGAAAAACACGTGGAGCGTGCTGTGTCATTATCTGCAGACAAATATTGCTCTGTAGCGTTAATGCTAGATAAAGCGGTTACCATTACTCACGACTTTGAGATCAAACAGGCTTAG
- a CDS encoding DUF1338 domain-containing protein: MSNQVKQLFANIWQQYLEVTPSAQQVHQLLGNGEDIINDHVAYRTFNLEKVNLDKLAQHLIKLGYRECGEYHFEAKKLYAKHFEHADDTLPKVFISELLVEQLSTDAQQIIQRIVDDIDANSMDDASILYAGRNWDISFKEYQQLADESEYAAWLAVWGYRANHFTVSINHLANYDNIADVNQAIKDGGFALNSSGGEIKGDASVMLEQSSTMADKADVAFTDVTTSIPSCFYEFAKRYPKADGTLYTGFVAASADKIFESTNNG, encoded by the coding sequence ATGAGTAATCAAGTAAAACAACTATTCGCAAACATTTGGCAACAATACCTTGAAGTCACACCATCAGCACAACAAGTGCACCAGTTACTGGGCAATGGTGAAGACATCATTAACGATCACGTTGCCTATCGCACGTTCAATTTAGAGAAAGTTAACTTAGACAAGTTAGCTCAACACTTAATTAAACTTGGTTATCGCGAATGTGGTGAATATCATTTTGAAGCGAAGAAGCTTTACGCCAAACATTTTGAACACGCCGATGACACGCTACCAAAAGTATTTATCAGCGAGCTGTTAGTTGAGCAATTATCTACTGACGCACAACAAATCATCCAGCGTATTGTTGATGATATTGACGCGAATAGCATGGATGATGCAAGCATCTTATATGCCGGTCGCAATTGGGATATCAGCTTTAAAGAATACCAACAATTAGCGGACGAAAGTGAATACGCTGCATGGCTTGCTGTCTGGGGTTACCGCGCGAACCACTTTACGGTAAGTATTAATCACTTAGCAAATTACGATAATATCGCCGATGTAAACCAAGCCATTAAAGATGGTGGCTTTGCATTAAACAGCTCTGGCGGCGAAATCAAAGGTGATGCGAGTGTGATGCTTGAGCAGTCATCGACGATGGCCGACAAAGCTGACGTTGCTTTTACCGACGTCACCACCAGCATCCCAAGTTGCTTTTACGAATTTGCAAAACGCTACCCTAAAGCTGACGGCACGTTATACACTGGTTTTGTTGCCGCCTCGGCCGATAAAATTTTTGAAAGTACCAATAACGGATAA
- a CDS encoding aspartate aminotransferase family protein has protein sequence MTEQFAVDRQLFDHVMVPNYSPSTVIPVRGKGSRVWDQDNNELIDFAGGIAVSCLGHCHPALVDALISQGEKIWHLSNVMTNEPALRLAKKLVDNTFAEKVYFANSGAESNEAALKLARRWALDVYGEDKSQIIAFKQGFHGRTFFTVTVGGQEAYSDGFGPKPGAIDHAEYNNLESLEALISDKTCAVVMEPLQGEGGIVSPTQEFVEGVRALCDKHNALLIFDEVQTGVGRTGELYAYMGLGVTPDILTTAKALGGGFPIGAMLTTTEIAKHLKIGTHGSTYGGNPLACAVAEAAFDTVNDVAVLEGVKAKEQQFKQGLMAINEKYNVFKEIRGKGLLIGAVLTDEYQGRAKDFLNAAMSHGLMTLVAGANIIRFAPSLVITDADIVEGLDRFEQAVASIVNA, from the coding sequence ATGACTGAGCAATTTGCAGTAGATCGTCAACTTTTTGATCACGTTATGGTGCCTAACTATTCACCGTCAACGGTTATCCCAGTGCGTGGTAAAGGTTCTCGCGTTTGGGATCAAGACAATAATGAGTTGATCGATTTTGCTGGTGGTATCGCCGTCAGCTGCCTTGGTCATTGTCACCCTGCACTTGTTGATGCACTAATTAGCCAAGGTGAAAAGATTTGGCATTTATCAAACGTGATGACCAACGAACCAGCATTACGCCTAGCAAAGAAATTAGTCGACAACACCTTTGCTGAAAAAGTTTATTTCGCTAACTCTGGCGCAGAGTCAAACGAGGCGGCATTGAAGCTAGCTCGTCGTTGGGCACTTGATGTATATGGCGAAGATAAATCACAAATCATCGCCTTTAAGCAAGGTTTCCACGGTCGTACCTTCTTCACCGTAACCGTGGGTGGTCAAGAAGCCTACTCTGACGGCTTTGGTCCAAAGCCTGGCGCCATCGATCACGCAGAATACAACAACCTAGAATCACTAGAAGCACTAATTAGTGACAAGACTTGTGCAGTTGTAATGGAACCTCTACAAGGTGAAGGTGGTATCGTTTCACCAACGCAAGAGTTTGTTGAAGGTGTTCGTGCACTATGTGACAAACACAACGCTCTACTTATTTTCGATGAAGTACAGACAGGTGTTGGTCGTACAGGTGAGTTATATGCTTACATGGGCTTAGGCGTAACTCCTGATATCTTAACAACGGCTAAAGCACTGGGTGGTGGCTTCCCGATTGGTGCAATGTTAACCACAACAGAGATTGCTAAACACCTAAAAATTGGTACCCACGGTTCAACCTACGGTGGTAACCCATTAGCATGTGCCGTAGCTGAAGCTGCATTTGATACCGTAAACGATGTCGCGGTATTAGAAGGCGTAAAAGCGAAAGAGCAACAGTTCAAACAAGGCTTAATGGCCATCAATGAAAAATACAATGTATTTAAAGAAATCCGCGGTAAAGGTTTATTAATCGGCGCGGTGTTAACTGACGAATATCAAGGTCGCGCAAAAGACTTTCTAAATGCAGCAATGAGTCACGGTTTGATGACCTTAGTTGCTGGTGCCAACATCATCCGTTTTGCACCGTCTTTGGTTATTACCGATGCCGATATTGTTGAAGGCTTAGATCGTTTTGAGCAAGCCGTAGCTAGCATCGTCAACGCCTAA
- the astD gene encoding succinylglutamate-semialdehyde dehydrogenase codes for MTNNVQFINGDWVAGLGQPMTSLNPATNEMIWQGASATPEQVEQAITSARKAFESWGVLEVEERLDVVNRFMQVLTDNKEEMAIAIARETGKPLWETRTEAGAMIGKINISIKAYNERTGTVENAMPGAKAFIRHKPHGVVAVFGPYNFPGHLPNGHIVPALIAGNTVVFKPSELTPMVAELTMKLWQQAGLPEGAINLVQGEIETGKALASHPAIDGLFFTGSSTTGKLLHEQFSGQPGKILALEMGGNNPLIVNDVANVDAAVHDIIQSAFISTGQRCTCARRLFLKDDANGDAILAKLIAATKAIKVGYYDDEQQPFIGSMISAKAASGMVGAQQKIIELGGKVLVELTQPNTETGFVTPGIIDVSNVKNLPDEEHFGPLLKVYRYSDLDKAIDEANNTSFGLSAGLLSDSEATYQHFFKRIRAGIVNFNKPITGASSAAPFGGIGDSGNHRASAYYAADYCAFPVASVEAEQVTLPEKLSPGLSI; via the coding sequence ATGACAAATAACGTACAATTTATTAATGGTGACTGGGTTGCAGGCCTTGGTCAGCCAATGACCTCGCTAAACCCAGCGACCAATGAAATGATCTGGCAAGGCGCCAGTGCAACACCTGAACAGGTCGAGCAAGCCATTACCAGCGCTCGTAAAGCTTTTGAAAGCTGGGGCGTGTTAGAAGTAGAAGAGCGCCTAGATGTTGTTAACCGCTTTATGCAAGTGTTGACAGACAACAAAGAAGAAATGGCTATTGCTATTGCCCGTGAAACAGGCAAGCCACTATGGGAAACGCGCACTGAAGCGGGTGCCATGATTGGTAAAATCAATATTTCAATCAAAGCCTATAATGAGCGCACTGGCACAGTTGAAAATGCCATGCCAGGTGCAAAGGCATTTATTCGCCACAAACCACACGGTGTCGTGGCCGTATTTGGCCCGTATAATTTCCCTGGTCACTTACCTAATGGCCACATTGTGCCGGCTCTTATTGCTGGTAACACGGTTGTTTTCAAACCGTCAGAGCTAACCCCTATGGTTGCCGAGCTTACCATGAAATTATGGCAACAAGCCGGACTACCTGAAGGTGCAATCAACTTAGTGCAAGGTGAAATTGAAACCGGTAAAGCACTTGCCTCTCACCCTGCGATCGATGGCTTATTCTTCACTGGCAGCTCGACCACAGGTAAACTTTTACATGAGCAATTTTCTGGTCAGCCAGGCAAGATTTTAGCGCTAGAGATGGGTGGCAACAATCCGCTTATCGTTAATGATGTGGCTAATGTTGATGCGGCTGTTCACGATATTATTCAGTCGGCGTTTATTTCAACGGGTCAACGTTGTACTTGTGCACGCCGCCTATTTTTAAAAGACGATGCTAATGGCGATGCCATTTTAGCGAAATTAATTGCAGCGACTAAAGCAATTAAGGTCGGCTACTACGATGATGAACAACAACCGTTTATTGGTTCGATGATCAGCGCCAAGGCGGCTTCAGGCATGGTTGGCGCACAGCAAAAAATTATTGAGCTAGGTGGCAAAGTATTGGTTGAACTGACTCAACCAAACACAGAAACTGGCTTTGTCACACCGGGCATTATCGATGTAAGCAACGTTAAAAATCTTCCGGATGAAGAGCACTTTGGACCACTACTTAAAGTGTATCGCTACAGCGATTTAGACAAAGCGATTGATGAAGCCAACAACACCAGTTTTGGTTTATCAGCGGGCTTATTAAGTGATAGTGAAGCCACTTACCAACACTTCTTTAAGCGCATTCGTGCTGGTATTGTAAACTTCAACAAACCGATTACCGGCGCAAGTAGTGCTGCACCATTTGGTGGCATTGGTGACAGTGGTAACCATAGAGCAAGCGCATACTACGCGGCCGATTACTGTGCGTTCCCAGTTGCTTCTGTTGAGGCTGAGCAAGTAACTCTGCCAGAAAAATTAAGCCCTGGGCTTAGCATTTAA
- the astA gene encoding arginine N-succinyltransferase, producing the protein MIIVRPIRSSDYDALHQIAIESGHGFTSLPVNEELLLNRINGANQSFHKQTNFDGNESYLFVMEDSETGEVVGTSGIEAAVGLNDAFYHYHVGKVVHSSRELNIYNNIDVLSLNNDYTGASELCTLFLRNSYRANNNGRFLSKVRFLFMAEHPQRFNSTVIAEMRGVSDENGNSPFWQWLEEHFFSMDFPTADYLTGIGKKAFIAELMPKYPIYVSLLSKEAQQVIGQVHKDTVPALRLLEREGFVSRGYVDIFDAGPTVECELTNIKTVRTSERYQVAIGEVSDAERHMVINQDVQNFRAVYQPVRTDIDSKIATISTETAKALQVNAGDIIRLAKA; encoded by the coding sequence ATGATCATTGTTAGACCTATTAGAAGTAGCGATTATGATGCCTTGCATCAAATCGCTATTGAGTCAGGGCACGGCTTTACCAGCTTACCGGTAAATGAAGAGCTGCTATTAAATCGCATTAATGGCGCCAACCAGTCGTTTCATAAACAAACCAACTTTGACGGTAATGAAAGTTACCTGTTTGTTATGGAAGATAGTGAAACGGGTGAGGTCGTCGGTACCAGCGGTATCGAAGCCGCGGTTGGTTTAAACGACGCTTTTTACCATTATCATGTCGGTAAGGTTGTGCATTCATCACGCGAGCTAAATATATACAACAATATTGATGTACTTTCGCTGAACAACGATTACACCGGAGCTTCCGAGCTATGTACCTTGTTTTTACGCAACAGTTATCGCGCGAATAACAATGGTCGTTTTTTATCGAAAGTTCGCTTTTTATTTATGGCTGAGCATCCGCAGCGCTTTAATTCAACGGTGATCGCCGAAATGCGCGGTGTATCCGATGAAAATGGTAACTCACCATTTTGGCAGTGGTTGGAAGAGCACTTTTTCTCAATGGACTTTCCAACGGCAGATTACCTAACGGGTATTGGCAAAAAAGCATTCATTGCCGAATTAATGCCTAAGTACCCGATTTATGTAAGCTTACTAAGCAAAGAAGCACAGCAAGTGATCGGCCAAGTTCACAAAGATACCGTACCGGCACTGCGCTTACTTGAGCGAGAAGGTTTTGTCAGCCGCGGTTATGTCGATATCTTCGATGCCGGCCCGACCGTTGAGTGTGAACTGACAAACATCAAAACAGTACGCACATCAGAGCGTTATCAGGTAGCCATCGGTGAAGTTAGTGATGCAGAACGTCACATGGTGATTAATCAAGACGTGCAAAATTTCCGTGCAGTATACCAGCCGGTCAGAACTGATATTGACAGTAAGATTGCCACCATAAGTACTGAAACAGCAAAAGCTCTACAAGTTAACGCTGGCGATATTATTCGCTTGGCAAAAGCATAA